The Vicinamibacteria bacterium genome includes a window with the following:
- a CDS encoding M13 family metallopeptidase: MSPTRIVVVAAMLGLFARIAPISVGGQVSVPGAQGSALKGIELSDLDHAADPCTDFYAFANGAWRAANPIPAGTQRWSRRAAAREANRQQLKTLLEELAARADRPRGSVEQQLGDHFASCTNEAAIDAAGTTPLAPLLADIAGVQDAAGVQRMIRRLHELAVPAPLVVTGASDYHDPASVVANIAAGGLGLPDRDYYLKPEPRFAEAREKYRAHVASVLTLAGMVAGPARKAADEILALETRLAEASLPASQAADPATTAHKLTFAQLSQLAARFDWGRYFAEAGLPRIDVNVAEPAFLERLNRELETTPVTVWRAYLTWHLLESAAPWLSKPFADESFAFRDKYLGGATAVKPRAMRCLESTEALLGEPLGRMYAERYFPPAAKAKVQEMVRTLLAVLKDDLRELKWMSDTTKRQALAKVEAYDVKVGYPDAWTDHSALVIRRDAFWANVAACRRFGVEADRKRVGQRTSRAIWQLPPSSPDAYIDVQLNLMALPAGFLQAPAFDLAASDAVNYGAIGIGVAHDLTHAIDALGAEFDSTGQPRNWWMEADRDAFEKLGQCVVDQYDGYAIEPGVHHQGRQVLGEALGDLAGVRLAYVALQRSMESDPVPVIDGLSPAQQFFIAWGQFRGAVESTELQRQMVKADPHPTSKYRVIGPLSNAPEFQQAFACRAGSAMVRPPEQRCLVW; encoded by the coding sequence ATGAGCCCGACGCGCATCGTGGTCGTCGCGGCGATGCTGGGCCTTTTCGCACGTATCGCCCCGATCTCCGTGGGTGGCCAAGTGTCCGTGCCTGGGGCGCAGGGCTCGGCGCTGAAGGGCATAGAGCTGAGCGATTTGGATCATGCCGCGGACCCGTGCACCGACTTCTACGCGTTCGCCAACGGCGCCTGGCGCGCCGCGAACCCCATCCCGGCCGGGACACAGCGCTGGAGCCGGCGAGCGGCCGCGCGCGAGGCGAACCGACAGCAGTTGAAGACCCTCCTGGAGGAGCTGGCCGCCAGGGCCGATCGACCCCGTGGAAGCGTCGAGCAGCAGCTTGGGGATCATTTCGCATCGTGCACGAACGAGGCGGCGATCGACGCTGCGGGTACGACCCCGCTGGCTCCTTTGCTGGCGGACATCGCCGGTGTCCAGGATGCCGCCGGCGTCCAACGGATGATCCGCCGGCTTCACGAGCTGGCCGTCCCGGCTCCGTTGGTGGTCACCGGCGCCTCGGACTACCACGATCCGGCCAGCGTGGTCGCGAACATCGCTGCCGGCGGTCTGGGGTTGCCGGATCGCGACTACTATCTGAAGCCCGAGCCGCGCTTCGCGGAGGCGCGCGAGAAGTATCGAGCGCACGTGGCCAGCGTCTTGACGCTCGCCGGAATGGTCGCCGGGCCGGCGCGGAAGGCCGCAGACGAGATCCTCGCGCTCGAAACACGCCTGGCCGAGGCAAGCTTGCCGGCCTCGCAGGCCGCCGATCCGGCGACGACAGCGCACAAACTGACCTTCGCGCAACTCTCGCAGCTCGCTGCGCGCTTCGACTGGGGACGCTACTTCGCAGAGGCCGGGCTCCCGCGGATCGATGTCAACGTCGCCGAGCCCGCGTTTCTCGAGCGCCTGAACCGAGAGCTCGAGACGACGCCAGTGACGGTATGGAGGGCTTATCTGACGTGGCACCTGCTCGAGTCGGCGGCGCCGTGGCTTTCGAAGCCTTTCGCCGACGAGTCCTTCGCCTTCAGGGACAAGTACCTCGGCGGGGCGACCGCGGTGAAGCCCCGGGCGATGCGCTGTCTCGAATCGACGGAGGCATTGCTCGGAGAGCCCCTCGGCCGCATGTACGCCGAGCGGTACTTTCCTCCCGCCGCCAAGGCCAAGGTCCAGGAGATGGTCCGTACCCTGCTCGCAGTCTTGAAGGACGACCTCCGCGAGCTGAAGTGGATGTCCGACACGACCAAGCGGCAGGCCCTCGCGAAGGTGGAAGCCTACGACGTGAAGGTGGGCTACCCCGACGCGTGGACCGACCACTCGGCGCTCGTCATTCGCCGTGACGCGTTCTGGGCCAACGTGGCCGCGTGTCGGCGCTTCGGCGTCGAGGCCGACCGCAAGCGCGTTGGGCAACGCACGAGCCGCGCGATCTGGCAGCTGCCGCCGTCGTCACCTGATGCGTACATCGACGTCCAGCTCAACCTGATGGCCTTGCCGGCTGGCTTCCTGCAAGCGCCGGCGTTCGACCTTGCCGCATCGGACGCCGTGAACTACGGTGCGATTGGGATCGGGGTTGCACATGACCTCACGCACGCGATCGACGCCCTGGGTGCCGAATTCGACTCGACGGGGCAGCCGCGGAACTGGTGGATGGAGGCCGATCGCGACGCGTTCGAGAAGCTCGGCCAGTGCGTCGTCGATCAGTACGACGGCTATGCGATCGAGCCCGGCGTGCACCACCAGGGAAGGCAAGTCCTCGGTGAGGCGCTCGGCGATCTCGCCGGCGTGCGCTTGGCGTACGTGGCCCTCCAGCGATCGATGGAGAGTGACCCGGTGCCCGTGATCGACGGCCTCAGCCCCGCACAGCAGTTCTTCATCGCCTGGGGTCAGTTCCGCGGCGCGGTCGAGAGCACGGAGCTGCAGCGTCAAATGGTGAAGGCGGATCCGCACCCGACCTCCAAGTACCGAGTGATCGGGCCGCTGTCGAATGCGCCGGAGTTCCAGCAGGCCTTCGCATGCAGGGCCGGATCGGCCATGGTGAGGCCGCCCGAGCAGCGCTGCCTGGTCTGGTAG
- a CDS encoding cysteine hydrolase family protein, which yields MLSLEPHAVTLLVVDLQVGFDEPCWGRRNNPCLEQRTSELLRAWRPTGRPVVHVRHMSTKPLSPLRPGQPGNEFKPEGAPLAGEAVIEKRVNSAFIGTSLETDLRRAGCSGLVIVGLTTNHCVSTTARMAGNLGFATWVVSDATATFDRVGPDGVEHLAEHIHAIALSDLHGEFATVVDTGAVIAALQVPNSSRSAS from the coding sequence ATGCTCTCACTCGAGCCGCACGCGGTCACCCTGCTGGTCGTCGACCTCCAGGTCGGATTCGACGAGCCGTGCTGGGGTCGGCGCAACAACCCCTGCCTGGAGCAGCGAACCTCCGAGTTGCTGCGCGCGTGGCGCCCGACCGGGCGCCCTGTCGTACACGTGCGGCACATGTCGACCAAACCGTTGTCGCCGCTGCGCCCCGGTCAGCCCGGGAACGAGTTCAAGCCCGAGGGGGCTCCCCTTGCGGGCGAAGCGGTGATCGAAAAGCGCGTCAACAGCGCCTTCATCGGGACGTCCCTCGAGACCGATCTGCGGCGCGCCGGGTGTAGCGGGTTGGTGATCGTGGGGCTCACGACGAATCACTGCGTCTCGACCACCGCACGCATGGCCGGAAACCTGGGATTCGCGACCTGGGTCGTGTCCGACGCGACGGCCACCTTCGATCGCGTTGGCCCCGACGGTGTCGAGCATCTCGCTGAGCACATCCACGCAATCGCGCTGTCGGACCTCCACGGCGAGTTCGCCACTGTGGTCGACACAGGTGCGGTGATCGCCGCCTTGCAGGTTCCCAATTCCTCGAGGAGTGCGTCATGA
- a CDS encoding LysR family transcriptional regulator — MKTDLELRHLRVFAAVVDAGTHTRAARALGISQSTVSETLSALERTLGVELFRKAAKGMPALTPSGVVLLGYARRMFALSSELVGALADASTRVNATLVVSAVESIGAYVLPSRLAALRARWPSVRVEVLTGSCGEIRERVGAGESDLGLVLEPETGPEAGAILAKARLLILGAPTHPLTRGVAAADELRRCDFYMCDAGGNYHQTLRQHFEAAGVPAPRIQAMGTIEGVKRGILAGGTALGLLPQHAVEPELRDGVLAEVRVSPALPCVVLRAVLATGGLRSPVVDDLMDALHGSPQRGLLLTAAAETGGRLPSPS; from the coding sequence GTGAAGACCGACTTGGAACTGCGGCACCTGCGGGTCTTCGCGGCGGTGGTCGACGCCGGGACCCACACGCGCGCGGCCCGGGCGCTCGGCATCTCGCAGTCGACGGTTTCCGAAACGCTAAGCGCGCTGGAGCGCACGTTGGGCGTCGAGCTGTTTCGCAAGGCGGCCAAAGGCATGCCGGCGCTGACCCCGTCGGGCGTGGTCCTCCTCGGGTACGCGCGCCGCATGTTCGCACTGAGCAGCGAGCTCGTCGGGGCGCTCGCCGACGCATCGACCCGCGTCAACGCCACGCTGGTGGTCTCAGCCGTCGAGTCGATCGGCGCCTATGTGCTCCCGTCGCGACTGGCCGCCCTTCGCGCTCGGTGGCCGTCGGTGCGCGTGGAGGTGCTCACCGGCAGTTGCGGCGAGATCCGCGAGCGCGTCGGCGCGGGCGAGAGCGACCTCGGCTTGGTGCTCGAGCCTGAGACCGGGCCCGAGGCCGGCGCAATCCTGGCGAAGGCGCGCCTGCTGATCCTCGGCGCCCCAACCCACCCGCTGACGCGTGGCGTCGCCGCGGCGGACGAGCTTCGCCGCTGCGACTTCTACATGTGCGACGCGGGGGGGAACTACCATCAGACGCTGCGGCAGCACTTCGAGGCGGCCGGGGTTCCGGCTCCGCGCATCCAGGCGATGGGCACCATCGAGGGTGTGAAGCGAGGGATCCTGGCCGGCGGGACCGCGCTCGGCCTCTTGCCGCAGCACGCCGTCGAGCCGGAGCTGCGCGACGGCGTGCTCGCCGAGGTGCGCGTCAGTCCGGCGTTGCCATGCGTGGTGCTGCGAGCCGTGCTCGCGACTGGCGGGCTGCGCTCACCGGTGGTCGACGACCTGATGGACGCTTTGCACGGCTCGCCTCAGCGCGGGCTGCTGCTCACGGCCGCCGCGGAGACTGGCGGCCGCCTACCGAGCCCAAGCTAA